One segment of Pyrococcus sp. ST04 DNA contains the following:
- a CDS encoding phosphatase PAP2 family protein, protein MKGVKEMINEIKGRISNKEILIRLNGFIISYFGWIIFTLLYEYFGRWSIDVTEEFLKLPLTSKSLVLELLDITKSIFPLYVLLRGVYYIGFAGSIGFMVIYILLYLRDIRTSDELLGGYLSAYIIAGVTYTLFHVYAPHYVYHIPGYPLTNTLLTRQEFVFPSLHNAFAAINIIVIWKYKRKIGAKVLLLLNTLIPFATVFLAHHWIYDVVSGFALGIAALKISKKVMKGVPKTIYNIELKVLRALTVFNVALVVLLLFLSLEY, encoded by the coding sequence GTGAAAGGTGTGAAAGAGATGATAAATGAAATAAAAGGTAGGATATCAAATAAGGAAATCTTGATAAGGCTAAACGGATTCATTATAAGCTACTTTGGATGGATTATTTTCACTCTCCTATATGAATACTTCGGAAGATGGAGTATTGACGTAACCGAAGAATTTTTGAAACTCCCCCTAACATCGAAATCTCTCGTCTTGGAACTTTTGGATATTACTAAGTCAATTTTTCCCCTATACGTTTTGCTTAGAGGAGTTTACTACATAGGATTTGCCGGTTCTATAGGGTTTATGGTTATTTACATCCTTCTTTATTTAAGAGACATTAGAACTTCTGACGAACTTCTTGGAGGCTATCTCTCAGCTTACATAATTGCTGGTGTAACATACACTCTTTTCCATGTTTATGCTCCCCATTATGTCTATCATATCCCTGGATACCCACTTACTAACACTCTTCTAACTAGACAAGAGTTTGTCTTTCCTTCCCTTCACAACGCCTTTGCCGCGATCAACATAATTGTTATATGGAAGTACAAAAGAAAAATTGGTGCCAAGGTCTTACTCTTATTGAACACCTTAATTCCCTTCGCAACGGTATTTTTAGCTCACCACTGGATATATGATGTTGTCTCTGGATTTGCCCTAGGTATTGCTGCATTAAAGATTTCAAAGAAAGTCATGAAAGGGGTTCCCAAAACTATCTATAATATTGAGTTAAAGGTTCTGAGGGCACTCACAGTGTTTAATGTTGCTCTTGTAGTCCTATTGCTCTTTTTATCCTTAGAATACTAA
- the hisIE gene encoding bifunctional phosphoribosyl-AMP cyclohydrolase/phosphoribosyl-ATP diphosphatase HisIE has translation MNIEELIEQVNWEKNNGIVPVIVQDTKGEVLTLAYMDREALRRTLETGYAHYYSRSQERIRMKGEVSGNVQIVKEVRIDCDNDALLLIVEPKGPACHTGNYSCFYRKLGEPERVLPMDYSLTILRELEELIRKRKENPVEGSYTSKLFREGREKIYKKFGEEAIEVLVAESRERIIYEVADMLYHLLVLLAYNDISLGEVMAELRRRRK, from the coding sequence TTGAATATTGAAGAGTTAATAGAGCAAGTAAACTGGGAAAAGAATAATGGGATAGTCCCAGTGATAGTTCAAGACACTAAAGGGGAAGTTCTAACCCTTGCCTATATGGATAGAGAAGCCCTTAGGAGGACCTTGGAGACGGGCTATGCTCACTACTATTCAAGATCTCAAGAGAGGATAAGGATGAAGGGAGAGGTTAGTGGTAACGTCCAAATTGTGAAGGAAGTCAGAATAGATTGTGACAATGATGCCCTCCTCTTGATAGTTGAACCCAAGGGCCCTGCATGCCATACTGGCAACTATTCCTGCTTCTACAGAAAGCTTGGAGAGCCTGAAAGAGTCCTCCCAATGGACTACTCTTTAACAATTCTGAGAGAGCTTGAGGAGCTTATACGGAAAAGAAAAGAAAATCCAGTTGAGGGCTCATATACGTCCAAGCTATTTAGAGAGGGTAGGGAGAAGATATACAAAAAATTTGGGGAGGAGGCAATAGAGGTTTTGGTTGCAGAGAGTAGGGAGAGGATAATCTATGAGGTTGCAGACATGCTGTATCACTTGTTAGTTTTATTAGCATATAATGATATATCACTAGGAGAAGTGATGGCTGAGCTAAGGAGGAGAAGAAAATGA
- the hisG gene encoding ATP phosphoribosyltransferase yields MKFVLPKGRLYKDSVDILRRSGVEIPEKPERALIWSNGRDEFLLSRAYDVPVYVEHGIDVGIAGSDVVEERESDVFIPLELPFGKCRLSLAMPRSKVVSPEDMDGFRIATKYVNVTRKFFSRIGVEVEIIKLHGSVELAPRVGIADAIVDIVETGNTLKANGLVEVAKIMDVSALLLVNRISQKVLFEEINSLIMRIRRVVYGT; encoded by the coding sequence ATGAAATTCGTTCTTCCTAAAGGAAGGCTTTACAAAGATTCAGTAGATATCCTTCGAAGATCAGGCGTTGAGATCCCTGAAAAACCCGAAAGGGCCTTGATTTGGAGCAATGGTAGGGATGAATTCCTATTATCCCGGGCATATGACGTTCCAGTATATGTTGAGCACGGTATAGACGTTGGAATTGCCGGGAGCGATGTTGTAGAGGAAAGGGAGAGTGATGTCTTCATTCCTCTAGAGCTTCCCTTTGGAAAGTGTAGACTTAGCTTGGCCATGCCAAGAAGTAAAGTTGTTTCTCCAGAGGATATGGATGGATTTAGGATAGCTACAAAATACGTGAACGTTACTAGGAAGTTTTTCTCGAGAATAGGGGTTGAAGTTGAAATAATAAAGCTACATGGAAGCGTTGAGTTGGCACCTAGGGTTGGAATAGCTGATGCTATAGTTGACATAGTGGAGACAGGGAACACTCTCAAGGCTAATGGTTTAGTGGAAGTTGCTAAAATAATGGATGTTTCTGCTCTGCTTTTGGTAAATAGGATATCTCAGAAAGTTTTGTTCGAGGAGATAAACTCCTTGATAATGAGGATTAGGAGGGTGGTTTATGGAACTTGA
- the hisH gene encoding imidazole glycerol phosphate synthase subunit HisH — translation MIAIVDLGIGNLANVRKALKGEITDDPYRIEKAEKIVLPGVGNFGAVMDKLEPLKDIILEGIREGKPFLGICLGLQLLFEESEESPGRKGLGVFRGKVVRLRGVRTPHIGWNQVWIKRSCPLFEGVKNGAYFYFVHSYHAIPEEDIVVGVTDYGNIEFVSAVCRDNIYAVQFHPEKSSRNGLIVMKNFRGM, via the coding sequence ATGATAGCAATAGTGGATCTTGGTATAGGCAATTTAGCCAATGTGAGGAAGGCCCTTAAGGGTGAGATAACGGATGATCCCTACAGAATAGAGAAGGCCGAGAAAATAGTCCTACCTGGAGTGGGCAATTTTGGTGCCGTGATGGATAAGCTGGAGCCTCTGAAAGATATCATTCTTGAAGGAATAAGGGAGGGAAAGCCGTTTCTTGGGATATGTCTAGGGTTACAGCTCCTCTTTGAGGAAAGTGAGGAAAGCCCCGGGAGAAAAGGCCTTGGGGTATTTAGGGGCAAAGTCGTCAGGCTTAGGGGAGTTAGGACCCCCCACATTGGATGGAACCAGGTGTGGATTAAAAGGAGTTGCCCCTTGTTTGAGGGCGTTAAGAACGGGGCGTACTTTTACTTTGTTCACTCATATCATGCAATTCCGGAAGAGGACATAGTTGTGGGTGTTACGGATTACGGGAATATCGAATTCGTCTCGGCCGTATGTAGGGACAATATCTATGCAGTTCAGTTTCATCCCGAGAAGAGTAGCAGAAACGGCTTGATTGTCATGAAAAACTTCAGGGGGATGTAA
- the hisB gene encoding imidazoleglycerol-phosphate dehydratase HisB, with translation MRRKTKETDIVVEIGKKGEINTGDKILDHMLEAMFFYMEVNAEVRASYDLRHHLWEDLGITLGKEIRKNLPEMFSRFGTVIMPMDDALVLVAVDISGRPYLNLDLDIVEGEEGFEVSLLREFLWGLARSLRATIHVKKLAGINAHHIIEATFKGLGRALSQAIREKSRVESTKGVL, from the coding sequence TTGAGGAGGAAAACCAAGGAGACGGATATAGTTGTGGAAATAGGGAAGAAAGGGGAAATAAATACGGGAGATAAGATTCTTGACCACATGCTTGAAGCAATGTTCTTTTATATGGAAGTAAATGCAGAGGTTAGGGCTAGCTACGACCTCAGACATCACCTCTGGGAGGATCTGGGGATAACCCTTGGGAAAGAGATCAGAAAAAATCTCCCAGAGATGTTTTCAAGGTTCGGTACTGTCATAATGCCCATGGACGATGCATTGGTGCTTGTTGCTGTGGATATATCGGGGAGGCCCTATCTAAATCTCGATCTGGACATTGTTGAGGGGGAGGAGGGATTTGAAGTATCGCTCTTAAGGGAGTTCCTTTGGGGATTGGCTAGATCTCTGAGGGCAACTATCCACGTAAAGAAGCTTGCAGGAATAAATGCTCACCATATCATTGAAGCAACTTTTAAGGGACTGGGAAGGGCCCTATCTCAGGCGATTAGGGAAAAAAGTAGGGTAGAGAGCACGAAGGGAGTGTTATAA
- the hisD gene encoding histidinol dehydrogenase: MELEAYVREILEDIKRRGIEALKEYSRKFDNYEGPFRVSDEEFEEAESQISDRDKEIIKRTIERIKKYHLTQLPRDKLLIRNGSLYGIIYRPIRRIGIYVPGGKPLPSTLMMVGVPARIAGVKEIVVTTPPKEGKVNPYILYVAKLLGISEVYKLGGIQAIAAMAYGVGMRKVEKIFGPGNKFVNEAKRQVFGIVGIDSLAGPSEIAVIADETANKEYVLADLLSQLEHGKDSKAWLLTTSKELAEFCSRNGIEVILCKTLEECAERANEIAPEHLEIITKDPLLLLDLIENAGAVYLGPYTPVPAADYFLGVNHVLPTGGAAKFMGVLTVLDFMKPISLAMVDREEFLRERYLGIRLAEIEGMDMHKKSMEVRK; this comes from the coding sequence ATGGAACTTGAGGCATATGTTAGGGAAATACTGGAGGATATCAAGAGGAGAGGGATTGAAGCACTCAAGGAGTACTCTCGGAAGTTTGACAATTATGAGGGCCCTTTCAGGGTTAGTGATGAGGAGTTTGAAGAAGCTGAATCTCAGATATCGGATAGGGATAAGGAAATAATTAAAAGGACAATTGAGAGGATAAAGAAGTATCATTTGACTCAGCTTCCCCGAGATAAGCTGTTAATCAGGAACGGATCTCTTTATGGAATAATTTACAGGCCAATAAGGAGAATCGGAATTTACGTTCCTGGAGGGAAGCCCCTGCCTTCGACTCTAATGATGGTGGGGGTTCCCGCAAGGATTGCTGGGGTTAAGGAGATCGTTGTGACAACGCCCCCGAAAGAGGGTAAGGTTAACCCCTACATCCTTTATGTGGCAAAGCTACTTGGGATTAGTGAGGTGTATAAGCTGGGAGGCATTCAGGCTATAGCGGCTATGGCCTATGGCGTTGGAATGAGAAAAGTTGAAAAAATTTTTGGACCAGGGAATAAATTCGTAAATGAGGCAAAGAGGCAGGTTTTTGGAATTGTGGGTATAGATAGTCTTGCAGGTCCTTCCGAGATAGCCGTTATAGCTGATGAAACTGCCAATAAGGAGTATGTTTTGGCAGATTTACTAAGTCAGCTTGAACATGGGAAGGACAGCAAGGCATGGCTTCTCACGACTTCAAAGGAGCTTGCGGAGTTTTGCTCTCGGAATGGGATTGAGGTTATACTATGTAAGACGCTTGAAGAATGTGCTGAAAGGGCGAATGAAATAGCCCCAGAGCACCTGGAAATAATAACTAAGGATCCACTACTTCTTTTGGATTTAATAGAAAATGCTGGTGCAGTTTATCTGGGCCCCTATACTCCAGTTCCTGCAGCTGATTACTTTCTTGGGGTTAATCATGTTCTTCCTACCGGAGGTGCTGCAAAGTTCATGGGTGTCCTAACGGTTCTCGATTTTATGAAGCCGATAAGCCTGGCCATGGTGGATAGGGAGGAATTCCTGAGGGAGAGATATCTTGGAATCAGACTCGCCGAAATAGAGGGGATGGATATGCATAAGAAAAGCATGGAGGTTAGGAAATGA
- a CDS encoding ATP phosphoribosyltransferase regulatory subunit, whose protein sequence is MSFLRRTILDYLQLAEIGNRLRRTFELWGYREIIFPTIEEYSPEIRKGTKFSYNNEFYLLNPDVTSRIVKKIEGQTKVFYVAEVLNGDIRGEWQAGVELIGEGGIERHVEVLSIMITALESIGIEDFYIDLGSIGIWKKEAGEFWPKVREALIKRNFEIIERLPLPAEKKERLWRLFNFRGKRSGYEKLDSIVEAVNDERIFIDLGTVRPLPYYTDIIFEVYSPRLGKPIGGGGEYKLNGKVGIGFVFYLDRLSRLYSPKERSRQIISNEDIGKAYALAREMVRLGIPVEVALKSEKGEKR, encoded by the coding sequence GTGTCTTTTTTGAGGCGCACGATCCTTGACTACCTACAGTTGGCAGAGATAGGAAACCGCTTAAGACGCACGTTCGAGTTATGGGGGTATAGGGAGATAATATTCCCCACAATTGAGGAGTACTCTCCGGAGATAAGAAAAGGAACGAAATTCTCTTACAACAACGAGTTTTATCTCCTCAATCCCGACGTAACATCCAGGATAGTCAAGAAAATCGAAGGGCAGACGAAGGTATTTTACGTAGCTGAAGTGTTAAATGGGGATATTAGAGGAGAATGGCAGGCTGGAGTTGAGCTTATAGGTGAGGGAGGAATTGAGAGACATGTTGAAGTGCTTTCTATAATGATAACAGCACTTGAATCTATAGGGATCGAGGACTTCTACATAGATTTGGGGAGTATTGGGATTTGGAAGAAGGAAGCAGGGGAATTTTGGCCCAAGGTTAGGGAGGCGCTAATAAAGAGAAACTTTGAAATAATTGAAAGACTTCCTCTTCCGGCAGAGAAAAAAGAAAGATTATGGAGACTTTTCAACTTTAGAGGAAAGAGAAGTGGATATGAAAAGCTGGATTCCATAGTTGAAGCTGTTAATGATGAAAGAATCTTCATAGATCTAGGAACAGTGAGACCCCTTCCGTATTACACAGATATAATCTTTGAGGTATATTCCCCGAGGCTTGGAAAGCCTATTGGTGGTGGGGGAGAGTACAAACTAAACGGAAAAGTTGGAATTGGATTTGTGTTTTATCTTGATAGGCTTTCGAGGCTCTATTCTCCAAAGGAGAGGAGTAGGCAGATAATCTCGAATGAAGATATCGGAAAAGCATATGCTTTAGCGAGAGAAATGGTGCGGTTAGGAATTCCGGTTGAGGTGGCCCTTAAATCCGAGAAAGGTGAGAAACGATGA
- the hisA gene encoding 1-(5-phosphoribosyl)-5-((5-phosphoribosylamino)methylideneamino)imidazole-4-carboxamide isomerase, translated as MEVYPAIDLMNGQAVRLYKGKRDSVKVYGDPLRFAEKFSEVVDKIHIVDLDGAFTGKPRNLDVVRRIIEEIGVKVQIGGGFREYEWIAKAYSIGVENVIIGTRAFDLDFLERITKEFDGITVSLDSKDGKIAIKGWVEGGIPVKEAYSLVKPYVSRFVYTSVERDGTLTGIEEIEKFWGDEEFIYAGGVSKLSDVVKLSKIGFSGVIVGKALYEGFFSLEELVEVAKKC; from the coding sequence ATGGAAGTATATCCAGCTATAGATCTAATGAATGGTCAGGCGGTTAGGCTGTATAAGGGAAAGAGGGATAGCGTGAAAGTTTATGGAGATCCCCTGAGATTTGCCGAAAAGTTCTCTGAAGTAGTTGACAAGATTCACATTGTTGATTTAGATGGAGCCTTTACGGGGAAGCCGAGGAATCTGGATGTTGTGAGGAGGATAATAGAAGAGATCGGAGTTAAGGTTCAGATAGGCGGTGGTTTCAGGGAGTATGAATGGATTGCTAAGGCCTATAGCATTGGTGTTGAAAACGTGATAATCGGAACTAGGGCCTTTGACTTGGACTTTCTCGAGAGGATAACCAAAGAGTTTGATGGAATAACTGTCAGTTTGGACTCCAAAGACGGTAAAATAGCCATTAAAGGATGGGTTGAGGGTGGAATACCTGTTAAAGAGGCTTACTCACTTGTGAAACCATATGTTAGCAGGTTTGTTTATACTTCTGTTGAAAGGGACGGTACCCTGACGGGGATAGAGGAAATAGAGAAATTCTGGGGTGATGAAGAGTTCATATATGCTGGTGGGGTTTCCAAGTTAAGCGACGTGGTTAAGTTGTCTAAGATAGGATTTTCTGGAGTTATAGTGGGTAAGGCCCTTTACGAGGGGTTTTTCTCTCTAGAAGAGCTGGTGGAGGTTGCGAAAAAATGTTAG
- a CDS encoding DUF996 domain-containing protein, with product MNLVSIENIKLFLTIGAVLTLVSLIPGVGSLIGLIGAIIYLYGLYKWSQLVDERPLKLEIIAVIIGIFGIAIAAYGLSRVSIALIYNFSFFKILYVFLLFLYPFLVVEALLQKEVLKYFYEATGVNDFLLAGKLVLYGALLLPTVVGGFVAIGGRIVEVMAYNKMPSKVQTIKGKSITIDKQKFLVFPLASLILSYLLVSALLPSYDIVVEDGDLKFFGNIEGDEIRGVLVYEFPCVEKLCITEVRVDGRVVYSGNPREFVNGRQVVHLSMPKTAKSIEVKFWTGDVAVLHLE from the coding sequence GTGAATTTGGTAAGTATTGAAAATATAAAATTATTCCTAACGATTGGGGCTGTTTTAACTTTAGTGTCGTTAATTCCGGGTGTTGGGTCATTAATTGGGTTAATAGGGGCTATAATTTATCTTTATGGATTATATAAGTGGAGTCAGCTAGTAGATGAAAGGCCATTAAAGCTTGAAATAATTGCCGTGATAATTGGGATTTTTGGGATTGCTATAGCTGCATACGGGCTTTCGAGGGTTAGCATTGCTCTGATATACAACTTTTCGTTTTTTAAGATTCTATACGTGTTCTTACTCTTCTTGTATCCCTTCCTTGTTGTTGAGGCACTCCTTCAAAAAGAAGTGCTGAAATACTTTTATGAAGCTACTGGAGTTAATGACTTCTTACTTGCCGGAAAGCTCGTTCTTTATGGTGCTCTATTACTGCCAACTGTTGTTGGGGGTTTTGTTGCTATAGGGGGTAGGATAGTTGAGGTAATGGCCTATAACAAAATGCCATCAAAGGTTCAAACGATAAAAGGAAAGAGCATAACAATCGACAAGCAGAAGTTCTTGGTGTTTCCCTTGGCATCTCTAATTCTATCATATCTGCTTGTCTCAGCACTGCTTCCCTCGTATGACATCGTCGTTGAGGATGGGGATCTCAAGTTCTTTGGCAATATTGAAGGGGATGAAATAAGGGGAGTGTTGGTTTATGAGTTTCCATGTGTGGAGAAGCTATGCATAACGGAAGTTCGGGTTGATGGAAGGGTTGTATATTCGGGGAATCCACGTGAATTCGTTAATGGAAGGCAGGTAGTTCATCTCTCAATGCCCAAGACGGCGAAGTCTATAGAGGTTAAATTTTGGACAGGGGATGTTGCTGTACTTCACCTCGAGTAG
- the hisF gene encoding imidazole glycerol phosphate synthase subunit HisF has protein sequence MLAKRIIAALDIKEGRVVKGIKFRNIRDAGDPIELARRYEKEGIDEIVFLDITASYEKRRILLDLVEKIAEEIYVPFTVGGGIRTVEEAREIIKRGADKVFINTAAVDNPRLVEEIAQVIGTANLVVAIDAKWNGKFWEVYTHGGRKPRGINAVEWAKEVETLGAGEILLTSMDTDGTKNGFDIPLTRAVVDTVEIPVIASGGAGKPEHFLEVFQIGVEAALAASIFHYGEYTVRELKEFLAMRGVPIRLDY, from the coding sequence ATGTTAGCTAAGAGAATAATAGCGGCCCTCGATATAAAGGAAGGGAGAGTGGTTAAGGGCATAAAGTTCAGGAACATTCGAGATGCTGGGGATCCAATAGAGCTTGCGAGGAGATATGAGAAAGAAGGAATAGATGAGATCGTATTCTTAGACATCACGGCGTCTTACGAGAAAAGAAGAATTCTACTTGATTTAGTTGAAAAAATAGCTGAGGAAATATATGTACCTTTTACCGTGGGAGGAGGAATAAGAACAGTCGAAGAGGCAAGAGAAATAATAAAGAGAGGAGCTGATAAGGTGTTCATAAACACTGCGGCTGTTGATAATCCAAGACTTGTGGAGGAAATTGCTCAGGTTATAGGAACGGCGAATTTGGTTGTTGCAATAGATGCTAAATGGAACGGCAAGTTCTGGGAAGTTTATACCCACGGTGGAAGAAAGCCGAGGGGAATAAATGCTGTTGAATGGGCAAAAGAAGTTGAGACTCTGGGAGCTGGTGAGATACTCTTAACAAGTATGGACACGGATGGAACAAAAAATGGTTTTGATATCCCTTTGACAAGGGCCGTTGTTGATACAGTTGAAATTCCGGTAATTGCGTCTGGAGGCGCTGGAAAGCCGGAGCATTTTCTTGAGGTATTTCAAATTGGTGTTGAAGCCGCATTAGCGGCTTCAATATTCCATTACGGTGAGTATACGGTTAGGGAACTTAAAGAGTTTTTGGCCATGAGAGGAGTGCCCATTAGGCTTGATTATTGA
- a CDS encoding ABC transporter ATP-binding protein — protein sequence MGERSSLSLFMRFLGEAFSYKRVLGIVIIAIIGSTLSTLASPYILRIAIDEYIIPKKYEEFWKIALLYLVALVAQWFFTMLQTYYTNVFGQQVLQKLRAKLHEKVLYSNLDFFKEKSTGDLVSRIINDTNMVNDILVSGLLGGISSLLSIAGIMVAMLLLDLRLTLVTLASVPLMVFVAFYFGTRMRRAYRETRQKIAKISSVVEESVAGVETIRAFGREGEVEREFSKVSRETVKAYLRVAVYMGIFWPLMNITSLLSVILVIAYGGYLAYKGAVSIGVVVAFVQYAQRFRGPINNVVSMYDSLQSALAALERIYEVLDDENVESYDGIEVEKLKGELEFKDVWFEYEKGRPVLKGINLQISPASKIAIVGKTGAGKTTIVNLIMRFYDPTRGKVLYDGIDGREISRKSLRRRIGYVPQETYLFPGTIMENILIANPDAKEEDVIRVCRKLGIHDFIMRLPKGYNTSAGEAGKLLSVGERQLISLARAMLKDPDIVILDEALSSVDPKTERLVQDAMLKLMEGRTSIIIAHRLSITRFVDKIVVVDDGKIVEEGSFEELLGKKGYFYTFYTSQLQEA from the coding sequence ATGGGTGAGAGATCTAGCCTATCACTATTTATGAGGTTCCTTGGTGAGGCATTCTCTTATAAAAGGGTTCTTGGAATAGTTATTATCGCTATAATAGGCTCAACCTTATCAACCCTAGCCTCGCCTTACATCCTTAGGATAGCCATTGATGAGTACATAATTCCGAAAAAGTATGAAGAATTCTGGAAGATAGCTCTTCTGTACTTAGTGGCCCTCGTGGCTCAGTGGTTCTTCACGATGCTTCAAACTTACTATACAAACGTCTTTGGCCAACAGGTTCTTCAGAAGCTTAGAGCAAAACTCCATGAAAAGGTTCTCTATTCTAATCTTGACTTCTTTAAGGAGAAGTCAACGGGGGATTTGGTTTCGAGAATAATAAACGATACGAATATGGTGAATGACATTTTGGTTTCTGGCCTCCTTGGGGGCATAAGTAGCCTTCTCAGCATAGCGGGAATAATGGTTGCAATGTTGCTTCTTGACCTTAGGCTCACGTTGGTAACCCTCGCTAGTGTTCCCCTCATGGTCTTTGTGGCCTTCTACTTTGGAACCAGGATGAGGAGGGCCTATAGAGAAACTAGACAGAAAATAGCCAAGATATCCAGTGTAGTTGAGGAAAGTGTCGCAGGAGTAGAGACGATAAGGGCCTTTGGAAGGGAAGGGGAAGTTGAGAGGGAATTTTCGAAAGTTTCAAGAGAGACAGTTAAAGCTTATCTCAGAGTGGCGGTTTATATGGGAATTTTCTGGCCACTAATGAACATTACAAGTCTTCTCTCAGTTATTCTGGTTATAGCCTATGGGGGGTACCTAGCCTACAAAGGAGCCGTGAGCATTGGTGTTGTCGTGGCTTTTGTCCAGTATGCCCAGAGATTCAGAGGACCAATAAACAATGTTGTGAGTATGTATGATAGCCTTCAATCAGCATTGGCGGCATTGGAGAGAATATATGAGGTTCTTGACGATGAAAACGTTGAGAGCTATGATGGGATTGAAGTTGAAAAGCTCAAAGGAGAATTAGAGTTCAAGGATGTTTGGTTTGAATACGAAAAGGGGAGGCCAGTTCTTAAAGGGATAAATCTCCAGATATCTCCTGCCTCAAAGATTGCGATAGTTGGGAAGACTGGAGCGGGGAAAACTACAATAGTTAACCTAATAATGCGGTTCTACGATCCAACAAGAGGGAAAGTGCTCTATGATGGTATAGATGGCAGGGAAATAAGCAGAAAAAGCCTGAGAAGAAGAATAGGCTACGTTCCCCAGGAGACCTATTTATTCCCGGGAACTATTATGGAAAATATACTGATAGCGAATCCCGATGCAAAGGAAGAAGACGTTATTAGGGTATGTAGGAAGCTTGGCATACATGATTTTATAATGAGGCTTCCAAAGGGCTATAATACAAGTGCTGGCGAGGCTGGTAAACTGCTTTCAGTTGGTGAGAGACAGCTTATCTCCCTTGCAAGGGCCATGCTTAAAGATCCTGATATAGTGATACTGGATGAAGCACTTTCAAGCGTTGATCCCAAAACTGAAAGGCTGGTTCAAGATGCAATGCTTAAGCTGATGGAGGGAAGAACTAGCATAATAATTGCCCACAGGCTGTCTATAACTAGATTCGTTGATAAGATAGTTGTTGTAGATGATGGTAAGATAGTCGAAGAGGGAAGTTTTGAAGAGCTCTTGGGGAAGAAGGGGTACTTTTACACCTTTTATACTTCCCAATTGCAAGAGGCTTAG